The genome window ATCTTCAGAAGGGGGAGCGAGCTCCAAGAAAGGTCGTGGTCTCCTTAAGGTCccatcaagatcatcatcacagcGGAACCAATCGTCACCAACATCTACGGGGTTGAGTGGGGCTACAGTCAGCGACCCCCGGAACAGCATCGGCAGTCGATCGAAAGACTCCAAAGGTAGCCTCCGTGCGCGACGACGGAACGGAAGCACTTCAAGCAACAGGACAGGCGGCGAGACTGAACCCACAAACACTGCTGCAAACACTCAGCCAAACTCTCCTGTCGCCCCCgtccagaagaagaagagccgTGGTGGCCTGTTGGCTTTTCTTGGATGTTGTGGTACCCCCGAGGGCCCAGCTGGAAACGAGGATAACAACGAAAACGTGCACAAGCTTGACGTCCTACCTCCGCGCCCAACTTCCGCAAGGTCACGAACCAACACTCCCCAGGAACAGCCCAGACCAGCCTCCCAGAGAGAACCTCAAGCAACCGTATCCGCACCGGAGCCAAAGGACGAGGCTACCTCGTCAGGCTCAGCCAACAACGAAGCCACAGCGACAGAGCAAGCCAACAGGGAATCGAAGCAATCGATTCCTCCTGCAGTGACAGTGGAGCCCCCCAAGCCGACACCCACAGAAGAGGAGCCAAAGGTCGCAGACAAGACGGGTAATGACGGTGATGTGAACATGCAAGATGCTGCCACTgaagagccagaagaggcACCATTGGCCCCTGCAGTCGAAGCCCCAGCTCAAAGGACGATACCACCTCCTCCCCCACCCCCAGGTCCTGGTCCGGCTGTCGTGGCACCCAGCCAATTCACAGACGCTGGCCCATCAGCACCCGAGCCGCAGAAGTGGTTATTGCCCCCCATTGCCCCGGAGCACAAGGGTCGAAAGTGTCTTgttctcgacctcgacgaAACTCTTGTCCACAGTTCTTTCAAGGTATGCTTTGAGTAAAGGTGGATCATGGGATATGCGCTAATTATCATGCAGATCTTACATCAGGCCGATTTCACGATCCCTGTCGAGATTGAGGGCAACTACCACAATGTCTACGTGATCAAGCGACCCGGCGTCGACGAATTCATGAAGCGAGTCGGTGAGCTCTACGAAGTTGTTGTCTTTACAGCATCTGTTTCTAAGGTGAGTCTGCCCAATCACGAATGATGAATGAGCAACCTAACAATCTGCAGTATGGAGATCCGTTATTGGACCAGCTCGACATTCACAAGGTCGTTCATCATAGACTATTCCGCGAGAGTTGCTACAACCATCAAGGAAACTATGTCAAGGACCTGTCCCAAGTTGGACGTGACCTGAAGGATACCATCATCATTGATAATTCGCCCACCTCATACATCTTCCACCCACAGCACGCCGTCCCCATCAGCAGTTGGTTCTCTGATGCGCACGACAACGAGCTACTAGACCTGATACCCGTTCTCGAAGACTTGGCAGGGCCCAACGTGGCCGATGTCAGCCTTGTCCTCGACGTCACTCTCTGAAGCATGAATCTTTCATAAAACAACTTTTTTTTACTTTGTCAAAAACACTTTTCAACGATTCGAACTACAACCCTTGATCTGCAGAGTTGCCATCATAGCGGAAGGCGTTTGGTTGAGAGCTTTCGTTTCCTGGTGTAGATGTACTATTGTCTAATCATACATAATTGAGCGGGTGGcacgaaacgaaacgaaacgGACCTTACCATTACGCTCCAACTTCCTTTTATACAAAAGATACCTGGCGGTCTTTGGTCGACATCAGCACAGAGGCCTCTTGCAGCAGGCTTTGCCATTACATCTCACAGATTCGAAGCACAAAAGATGGATCAGCATCAGGAGAGGCAACGGGACACATATCAGGggctcttcatctccaggGACGGAGAGGAATGACGGGTAGGATGTCGTGTGCAGTATACGCTGGGCTGAAGCAACAGGCAGTCTCACAAGAAGAGCCAAAAACCTGTCTTACCATCTCCTGGGGATGATagagctggaggaggaaaTGGGCAAGTGGAGTGTATGGATGACGCGCCAGCGATGCGCGGAATGTTTTTTGTTATCTTGATTCCCTTTGTCTTATGGTTTCTGTCTTTGCTACCGCTTCttattcttcatcttgtcgtTGTTGTTTATTTTTTTGATTATACACCACCCCCTGATACATTCATATCGAGTCTGCTAGCGGACTCGGAAGCGAGCAAGAGAGCGTTTATCGTTGATATCCAATCCGCCTGACTAAATGATAGGATCAGCAGGTGTAGAGGCTACAGCCATCTCTCCCATACATAGTCTCACTAAATTGTAAAATTTCTTAACAAGAAAAAAATGACGGCGTTTTTTTGAATCGGATAAATCacatgttttctttttgaagCTTGACTTGAATTGGCAAACTATCGCATGGTCGATAGCTTGTAGTGGTGGAGCTTACAGCTCATATTGTGGAGAGAGCTGTTCCCTGTGGTCCCTGACCTAACGTTGGAAGAGGCTGGAGCTCTCTAACTCGGACGCCAACGCCACCGGAAAATCATAGCACCGCGTCCCCTTCTTTCTGGTGAAGGTGGCCTCAACTAACTCCCTAAACAGGGTGCTCCATTTACGGGGGGGAATTGCACAACACCTCCATTAATTTAGTCCCCGTGTCGTCTCTCTCGATCTTGGTTCCATCAACGTCCAACTACCAAACCATCCTCTCCTTTATTTCTCTCCTTCGCGCCTTAGGTTCTCGGAATCCTGCAGCGATTCCTTTGTCACGCCTCCTTGTCCAGGTTtaattcttcaacaatggTATGACTGCTTGACTCCCACGACTTCAATTGAAGCTAGTGTCGCATTGCGACTGAGCTCGAATGGTaactcaagaacatcaaTTTGCTGACATATTCTCTTCTTAGTCTTCtcctcgcccttcttctcccgTCAACGGCGGCGCTGCTGCCAGCGGTGCTAACATCGGCCGTCCCTCATCCCCTGCTATTCCTGGTGGTCCCCGTACTGCTATCCGACGACGCGCTGCTGCCGaccagaaggagaagattgcCAATGCTCGACCAAGCAGCACTCGCGCCGCTGGCGCCGGTGGTTCCAGCAGCACCATGCTGCGTACGTTGCCCTTTGCCTCGAGAATTGGGACATAAAGCCATTGGACGACTGTACTAACAAACTCGACAGGACTTTACACCGATGAGTCTCCCGGTCTGAAGGTCGACCCCGTTGTCGTTCTCGTTCTATCCcttgtcttcatcttcagcgtCGTTGCTCTTCACAGTACTTCACCCCTCTACCCCCGCAAACATCGATTGTGCGTGCTAACTCTATCTCAGTTATCGCCAAGATTACCCGAAAGTTCTCCAGCTAAATTGCGCGACGAAGAAGGGGAAACTCAAAGAGAAGGGGGGGATGCTTTTTTATGGAGTAGGACCTCTCACAGACGAGAGGATGCGCCATCTGCAATGGGGTTAATACGGCCACACTGGAAATTTTGTTTGTTGTATTGCGGTTTATGAGGGGAGCCTTTGTATTATATCTCGGGAAAAAGGGTCCGAACCGACAATCTGGACTTTGACTGTTTTGACGCAAATGGATGAGACCTATGCTGAGTGTATGTGATATATGCTGAACATTTGGCGTGGCTTGCCGTCTCGTTCAAATTATAGAATCTAAGCCTGGGGCTACATCGTCGACAATTCTGTAGCTGTCATTGCATTTGCTGAAGGGCTAAAAGCTCTTTTATGGTGCATTGCTCTTGGTTTAAGGTAGCTCTCGTAGCCTAAGGTACCGTAGCTAGAGGTCGCCAGCCTTACAAAAAGCAACTATCGTATTTCACCATCACTACGACTGGCCTCGCAGACTGCCCATCAAGGGTAGATTTCCCTCAGTTTTTAATTGCATGAAGATTAAATcatatatttaatatttatgGCCCAGAATGTACTTAGCTGTCTATTTGAATTTGTATCTATTGTTAGTGACGACTTAGATCATTGTTGACACCTCTATGGCTGCTAACCAACTCTTAGACTGCCTGGATCCTATTCATTGGTGTTTAATAGACGAAAACCTAGATACTGTTTGGGACTCGATGGAACAAAATATCAAGAAGTTCCAGCTTCTCTTCATAAATCGAAAGATGAAACGGATATGTCTTGTTCGCTCAATGAGGTATACATTCTGATGATGGTCCAAGGTGGTCGAGCTGAGCTTCCAAATAGAGGCCGAAATGCTGTGCTTTGCTAGGTTATTAGTAACAACTAGGACGTACCTGTAACCAAGAGTAGTAGAGGGCCTTAAATACTGCCAATGAGTCGAGCGGATGAATTAGAATGGGAAATATTGGATGTCATGGTGAAGCTCCGAACCCTTTTTAGGCCCTTGCGTCCGTGGAATGCATGCTTCGGATCCGACTGTTGCTTCTCGCCAAAATAAAGCCTCAGAAGAACAAAGGCTCTGATGGACAAACCTTTTCTGATAATAGGTGTATCTATAGCCGACCTATATGAGTAGCTACGGCCAACAGCCCCTGAATCCCGGTCTCTCAAATCGTCTCACCTAACGAGCCCATGATATCTTGGGACGAC of Fusarium oxysporum Fo47 chromosome I, complete sequence contains these proteins:
- a CDS encoding Sec61beta family-domain-containing protein, translated to MSSPRPSSPVNGGAAASGANIGRPSSPAIPGGPRTAIRRRAAADQKEKIANARPSSTRAAGAGGSSSTMLRLYTDESPGLKVDPVVVLVLSLVFIFSVVALHIIAKITRKFSS
- a CDS encoding HAD-like domain-containing protein, with the translated sequence MSDKLQSNPNDEIQPQANSADAEMSNKVQLSSEGGASSKKGRGLLKVPSRSSSQRNQSSPTSTGLSGATVSDPRNSIGSRSKDSKGSLRARRRNGSTSSNRTGGETEPTNTAANTQPNSPVAPVQKKKSRGGLLAFLGCCGTPEGPAGNEDNNENVHKLDVLPPRPTSARSRTNTPQEQPRPASQREPQATVSAPEPKDEATSSGSANNEATATEQANRESKQSIPPAVTVEPPKPTPTEEEPKVADKTGNDGDVNMQDAATEEPEEAPLAPAVEAPAQRTIPPPPPPPGPGPAVVAPSQFTDAGPSAPEPQKWLLPPIAPEHKGRKCLVLDLDETLVHSSFKILHQADFTIPVEIEGNYHNVYVIKRPGVDEFMKRVGELYEVVVFTASVSKYGDPLLDQLDIHKVVHHRLFRESCYNHQGNYVKDLSQVGRDLKDTIIIDNSPTSYIFHPQHAVPISSWFSDAHDNELLDLIPVLEDLAGPNVADVSLVLDVTL